A stretch of DNA from Chromatiales bacterium 21-64-14:
ATCTCACGCCGCGTGTTTGGAAAACGAAGTTCGCCCACAATCCCATGAAATCAGATATCGCGGTCGCGGATCAATAACGGCCTGGTTTGAACGCTTACGCCGGGAGGCAGCCGTGAGTGACGCCGGTACGCAGATGCCCGCGGTCTTTTTTGGTCACGGCACCCCTATGAACGCCCTTGCCAAAAGCCGTTACACCGAGGCTTGGCGTAGATTCGGCGCGACCATACCGCGCCCGCGCGCGATCCTGTGCATCTCGGCGCATTGGTACATCAATACCACAGCGGTTACTGCCATGGCGCGCCCGCGGACCATTCACGACTTCCATGGTTTCCCGCCGGAATTGTACGGCGTCGACTATCCAGCGCCAGGGGATCCGGTATTGGCCGCCGAGGTGGCTGAAGTGGTCAAGCCCATCCATGTCGGTCTCGACGAAGACAGCTGGGGGATCGATCACGGTACGTGGGCTGTTCTCATCCATGCATTTCCCGACGCCGATATTCCTGTGGTGCAATTATCCATAAACGCGTTGAACCCGTTTGACTATCATGTCCAACTGGGCGCCCGCCTCGCGCCGTTACGCGAGCGTGGCGTGCTAATCGTCGCGAGCGGAAACGTAGTGCATAATCTAAGCCGCGTCGATTGGTGCCAGCCCGATGCGGCATTCGACTGGACCCGCCGCTTCGATGGCGAAGCGAAGGACGTAATGACTTCCCGCCCGGGTAATATCACGCATCTGCAGAGACATCCCGATTTCGCGATCTCGGTGCCGACTCCCGAGCATTTTATACCACTGTTATACTTGGCAGGCTTGGCGTCCGCGGCACGGTCCCCGGCAGAAATTCTCATCGAAGGTTACGCGATGGGTTCGCTTTCGATGACGGCCTATACACTTGGTGCCCGTCGTGACCTATCTGCCGGCAAGACGAACGGATCGCCTGCGATGTTTCGCGCGTAGCGCCGTTTGGTGTGTACGCCCGGCCCAGGCGCGTGCCGCAAGCTTCGTCCGTCAAGCCCCTGACGAGGCCAGCCGGGTCCCCGAAGCTTGGCCCGCTTGCTCAGGCACGTTCGACTGGATCGGCGAGTTGCTGGCTCCCGGTCAACCGCCCACGGAGCGCGGTGTCGAGAATGAGGGCCCGTTGATCCGCGGACATGGCGTCACGGACGAATCGTTGGTATAAGAAATGGTGGGAAAGACGAGCAGGCTTATCCCCGGATCCTCCCGCACACACGTAAACCCGAGGGAACCATGATCACCGAACAAGCCGGAATTCTCGCGCCCCTGCCACCGCACGCGCGTTATATGAGCTTTGATCTCGCCGACATACACGCCGCCCGTCACAGCTTGGCTGCTCTGCAGGCGCTTGTGGACGGTACCGACACCGTAGTCGGTATCGGTTTGTCACTGGCCGAGGCCCTGGACGCACAGATACCCGGGCTGAGGACCTTTCCCGCCAATGCCGGTCCGGGTTTCGAGATCCCCTCGACCCCCGCCGCGCTGTGGTGCTGGCTGCGCGGCGAGGAGCGCGGACCCCTGTTCCATCGGGCCCGAGAACTCGAGACCGCACTCGCCGACGCCTTCTCCCTCAATCATGAGGTTGACGCCTTCGTGCACGATGGCGGCAGGGATTTGAGCGGCTATGAGGACGGCACCGAAAACCCCAAGGGTGAAGAGGCCCGCAAGGTCGCGCTGGTCAGTGCCGATAACGCCGCACTGGCCGGCTCGAGCTTCGTCGCCGTGCAACTGTGGGAACACGACTTCGATCGCTTGCGTACCATCCCGCGGTCGGAACAGGATGCCATCATTGGTCGTCGTCGCAGTGACAACGAAGAGCTGAAAGACGCCCCTGCATCAGCGCACGTCAAACGTACCGCGCAGGAAAGTTTCGCGCCCGAGGCCTTCATGTGGCGCCGCTCGATGCCCTGGGTGGAAGGCGAACACGGCGGTTTCATGTTCGTCGCCTTTGGCCACACGCTGGACGCCTTTGAGGTCGCGCTGAACCGTATGGTCGGCAAGGAGGATGGCATTCCCGACGCCCTGTTCCGCTTCACCCGGCCGATGACAGGCGCCTATTTCTGGTGCCCAGCGATGAAGGACGGTCAGCTCGAACTCAGTCCGTTGGGTGTTTGATTCTCGGTCTAGCAGATAGTGGCTCGCCGCGGGCCTGGGGCCACTATAGTGCGCGTAAAGTCCATGCGGTGTCTTCAGTGACCGACATGGGAAACCCCGCTTTGTTTACTTCCGACTACTGACGAGAGTGTGGCCCGTCGTCTTCAGCAAATTTTCGGATAGCTGCGGCGACATTGGCAGATTGCTCATCGAGAATAAAGTGACCGGCGTTTTCGATAAAAGTGAAGCGGCAGCATGGCATCCCTGCGCACAGTTGCTGTGCAGGCGTCGCATTCAGATAGCGATCCCCCCGGCCCCATAGGATCAGCGTAGCGGTGGACAGTCTTTCCGGGTGCCGGGACAATTCCGTCAGCTCGGTGTTATCGAGTGCCCTGGCATTACGCACCAGCCGGCGTCGCCCGGCCGCTCCCTCGGACCAACGACGGTAACGCCGCAAAACATCCGGCGTTAGAAGTTCACGACGCTGGAAGCCCTTGCGCAGCATGTACGACCAGATCGGACCTTCCAGCAGGGCGAAGAGCGCCGGCCCGATCATACGCAGTCTCATCATCCGCATCTCGGGCACGGGCCAGTGATTGGAGATTACGGAATTGACGAGAATCAGACGATCAACGCGCTCGGGATGGCGGATCGCGAAGATCTGCGCGATCCCGCCGCCGATATCGTGCCCTGCCACGATGACCTTACTGATCTGCCGCTTTTCCAAGAACTCTGCGATATAACCCGCCTGGGCGGACAAGGACAGGTCATAGCTATCTGGCCAGTTGGAATAGCCATATCCGGCCAGGTCCACGGCGTATGCGGGGCGCGTCCGGGCGAGTTCCGCCATAATCGGTACCCAGCAATCGGAGGCACCGGGTATGCCGTGGATGAACAGGATAGGGATGCCTTCCCGGTCATCTCCGGCGCTGCGGTAAGCGAGGGCCTGTCCGTTGCTGAGCGTGACCGACCGCTCCTGCGCATGTGCGGTCATGCGTTTTCCTATGTTCTAGGCTTTGGCCCACGTCGCGAGCCGAAACGATATCATAATCATTCGAAATGCAGAGAATGAAAACAAATCCACCCTCGTCCTCAACCGGCCGGAGTACTCGGCCACTCGCTCCGTGAAATCCCCGGCGCGTGGATTCAACTCGAACCCGGCGGGATGCGCAGGACCTGTCCGGCTGCGATGTCGTTCCGTGGCAAGTGATTGAACGCCCGCAGGCGGTCCACGCTCACCCCGGAGCGTGCCGCGA
This window harbors:
- a CDS encoding 4,5-DOPA dioxygenase extradiol; this translates as MPAVFFGHGTPMNALAKSRYTEAWRRFGATIPRPRAILCISAHWYINTTAVTAMARPRTIHDFHGFPPELYGVDYPAPGDPVLAAEVAEVVKPIHVGLDEDSWGIDHGTWAVLIHAFPDADIPVVQLSINALNPFDYHVQLGARLAPLRERGVLIVASGNVVHNLSRVDWCQPDAAFDWTRRFDGEAKDVMTSRPGNITHLQRHPDFAISVPTPEHFIPLLYLAGLASAARSPAEILIEGYAMGSLSMTAYTLGARRDLSAGKTNGSPAMFRA
- a CDS encoding peroxidase, translating into MITEQAGILAPLPPHARYMSFDLADIHAARHSLAALQALVDGTDTVVGIGLSLAEALDAQIPGLRTFPANAGPGFEIPSTPAALWCWLRGEERGPLFHRARELETALADAFSLNHEVDAFVHDGGRDLSGYEDGTENPKGEEARKVALVSADNAALAGSSFVAVQLWEHDFDRLRTIPRSEQDAIIGRRRSDNEELKDAPASAHVKRTAQESFAPEAFMWRRSMPWVEGEHGGFMFVAFGHTLDAFEVALNRMVGKEDGIPDALFRFTRPMTGAYFWCPAMKDGQLELSPLGV